The Flavobacterium sp. N2270 genome contains the following window.
CGAACAGCTTCAGCAACTCCATAACCGGTAATCATATCAGCAATTGTATACTTTCTGTTTACATCTGGAGAAAAATTTGGATTTTCTATTACTTTGATTACTCCTTGACGCAATTGTCCAATTCTATTAATTTTATCTGCTTCTGTTGGTTGAAAATGTCCATTAAAAACTCCTTCTTGCGGATGCCAAACACCACAAGCTTCTGTCATAGGAATAACTTCATGAATTTCATCCACATTTAAATCTCCACCAGTTCCATAGTAGTTTTTAAGCAAAGGAGAAACTGCTTTATACCATCTTTCTAAAACACCTTTTTTACGAGGATCATTTGGATCAAAATTAATTCCTGACTTTGCACCACCAATTGCTGGTCCAGAAACAGAAAATTTAACTTCCATAGTCTTAGCTAAAGAAAGTACTTCATTCATATCTAACCCTTTACGCATTCTGGTTCCGCCACCTGCAGCACCACCTCTTAAAGAATTAATTACCGTCCATCCTTCTGCTTCTGTTTCAGGATCTTTCCAATTGAATACTATTTCTGGTTCTTTATTTTCAAATTTCTTTAATAAATCTTTCATTTATGTTCGTTCTTTTGAGTTTTACAAATATACATATTCTTATGAATTATGTATATTCTGTAACTCTAAATTAACAAGTTGGCATTTCAAAAAAACAACTGATAACTGATTTTCAGTGTATTATAAATTATAGTGAAAAACTTTTCCTGAACAATGATCCTTATTTGCTCCAGTAACTGACGATAATACATTAATTTCATTACGCAATTTTAAAACTCCTAGTAATGCAAAAACAAGTGCTTCTTTAAACTCTAACGTAACTTTATCAGGAATAACAATATTAATTTCAGGCAAATAACTTTGCATTCGTTCAATTAAAAAATCGTTATAAGCTCCTCCTCCAGTTACTAAAAGTGATGTATCTCCTCGAGATATTGAGCTACTTATTTGAAAAGCAACATGTTCTACAAATGTTCGCAACAAATCAATTTCAGAAATCTTATATTTAGAAATTAACGGTAATATGATTTCATTGACAAATTCAATTCCTAGTGATTTTGGATAAGGCAATTTATAAAAAGGTAAGCCATTCAATTCGGCTAATAACTTAGTATTTAAATTTCCACTTCTTGCTAAACTACCTCTATCGTCATAAGCAAAACCTAATTTATTTGCATACAAATTCATCACAGTATTAACAGGTGAAATATCAAATGCAATTCTACGTGAATTTTCTTCAAATGAAATATTCGAAAATCCACCTAAATTCAAACAATATTCATATTGAGAAAACAACAAACGATCGCCAATAGGCACTAATGGCGCTCCTTGACCACCAAATTCAACATCTTGAACTCTAAAATCACAAACTACATTTTGCTTAAGCAAAGTATATAGTTTCTCAAGATTACCTATTTGAAGTGTAAATCCATTTTGTGGTTGATGTAAAACTGTGTGTCCATGAGAAGCAACTGCATCAATTTCAACAATAGAATACTTCAAAATAAAAGAATTTATTATTCTAGCCAATTCTTCCGTGTAAGATTCATTTAAATCTAACAGCTCTTGTTTTGAAGAATTTACAGCACTTGACAACAGATTAAACCAATAGTCTGAATAAGGAATAGTTTCCGAAAAATGAATATCAAAATCCCACTTATCAGAATATGTTAAGGTTACATAAACCAAATCTACACCATCTAACGATGTGCCCGACATTACGCCAACAACCTGATAACTATCTTTAAACATGGGTTAAAATTACAAATTACTATTGAAAAATTGCTAATTAATAAGTACATTTGAAAACTTTTA
Protein-coding sequences here:
- a CDS encoding anhydro-N-acetylmuramic acid kinase — its product is MFKDSYQVVGVMSGTSLDGVDLVYVTLTYSDKWDFDIHFSETIPYSDYWFNLLSSAVNSSKQELLDLNESYTEELARIINSFILKYSIVEIDAVASHGHTVLHQPQNGFTLQIGNLEKLYTLLKQNVVCDFRVQDVEFGGQGAPLVPIGDRLLFSQYEYCLNLGGFSNISFEENSRRIAFDISPVNTVMNLYANKLGFAYDDRGSLARSGNLNTKLLAELNGLPFYKLPYPKSLGIEFVNEIILPLISKYKISEIDLLRTFVEHVAFQISSSISRGDTSLLVTGGGAYNDFLIERMQSYLPEINIVIPDKVTLEFKEALVFALLGVLKLRNEINVLSSVTGANKDHCSGKVFHYNL